From the Clostridiales bacterium FE2011 genome, one window contains:
- the aepX gene encoding phosphoenolpyruvate mutase — MKALILNSGLGSRMGALTSEHPKCMTEISSRETILSRQLTQIADAGIAEVVITTGYYDGVLVDYCKSLDLPLDFTFVKNPIYDKTNYIYSIYCAREYLQDDIILMHGDLVFENEVFDKVLASGPSCMTVSSTLPLPEKDFKAQIRDGKVMKVGVDLFENAMEAQALYKLNREDWKVWLDEIVAFCETGNTKVYAENALNALNGAANITALDVGDLLCAEIDNPEDLAVVSAKLKEIENRTVYMCFATDIIHGGHIAIIRKARRLGKLIIGVLSDEAVASYKRFPLLPAVERMRLFENIAGVSRVVEQRTLSYKENLEKYRPDIVVHGDDWCTGFQKPIRDEVVSILETYGGKLAEFPYSRDEKYKELQRRERAELAMPDIRRGRLRKVLDAKGLVTVMEAHDGLTGLIVENTVVYENGGARQFDAMWLSSLCDSTAKGKPDIELVDMTSRFRTIDDIMEVTTKPIIFDGDTGGLTEHFVYTVRSLERMGVSMVIIEDKTGLKKNSLFGTEVVQTQDSIENFCEKIRAGKKAQRTKEFMICARIESLILEQGMEDALTRAFAFAEAGADAIMIHSRKKDPSEIQEFIEKFRAKDSTTPIVLVPTSFNSVTEEEWKERGANIVIYANQLMRAEVPAMQKAAEIILKNHRAEECDAMLMPFKDIIRLIPEE, encoded by the coding sequence ATGAAAGCATTAATCCTGAATTCCGGGCTCGGAAGCCGTATGGGTGCCCTGACTTCCGAGCATCCGAAGTGTATGACGGAGATTTCCTCCCGGGAAACCATTCTTTCCCGCCAGCTGACGCAGATTGCGGACGCCGGGATTGCGGAAGTTGTCATCACCACCGGGTATTATGACGGGGTGCTGGTGGATTACTGTAAATCCCTGGATCTCCCGCTGGACTTCACGTTTGTAAAGAACCCGATTTACGACAAAACCAATTATATCTATTCGATTTACTGTGCAAGAGAGTATCTGCAGGATGACATTATTCTCATGCACGGTGATCTTGTTTTTGAGAACGAAGTTTTTGATAAAGTGCTGGCTTCAGGGCCTTCCTGCATGACCGTTTCCTCTACCCTGCCCCTGCCGGAAAAGGACTTCAAGGCCCAGATCCGGGACGGTAAGGTGATGAAGGTGGGCGTGGATCTCTTTGAAAACGCCATGGAGGCCCAGGCCTTGTATAAACTGAACCGGGAAGACTGGAAGGTCTGGCTGGATGAGATCGTCGCGTTCTGCGAGACGGGCAATACCAAAGTCTATGCCGAAAACGCCCTGAACGCCCTGAACGGCGCCGCGAACATTACGGCCCTGGACGTCGGGGATCTGCTGTGCGCCGAGATTGACAATCCGGAGGATCTGGCTGTCGTCTCCGCGAAGCTGAAGGAAATTGAAAACCGCACGGTTTATATGTGTTTTGCTACGGATATTATCCACGGCGGGCATATCGCGATTATCCGGAAGGCCCGCAGGCTGGGCAAGCTGATCATTGGCGTGCTGTCAGATGAGGCTGTGGCTTCCTACAAGCGGTTCCCGCTGCTGCCCGCGGTGGAACGGATGCGCCTGTTTGAGAACATCGCTGGGGTATCCCGGGTCGTGGAGCAGCGGACGCTCAGCTATAAGGAAAACCTGGAGAAATACCGCCCTGACATCGTGGTGCACGGGGATGACTGGTGCACGGGATTCCAGAAACCCATCCGGGACGAGGTGGTTTCCATCCTGGAAACCTACGGCGGAAAGCTGGCGGAGTTCCCTTACAGCCGGGACGAGAAGTATAAAGAGCTTCAGCGCCGGGAGCGGGCGGAGCTGGCCATGCCGGATATCCGCCGGGGCAGGCTGAGGAAGGTGCTGGACGCCAAGGGCCTGGTGACGGTCATGGAAGCCCATGACGGCCTGACCGGCCTGATTGTGGAGAATACCGTGGTGTATGAAAACGGCGGTGCCCGCCAGTTTGACGCCATGTGGCTGTCCTCCCTGTGCGATTCCACTGCCAAGGGCAAGCCGGATATTGAGCTGGTGGATATGACCAGCCGCTTCCGGACCATAGACGATATCATGGAAGTGACCACCAAACCCATCATCTTCGACGGGGATACCGGCGGATTGACGGAGCACTTTGTCTATACCGTCCGTTCCCTGGAACGCATGGGTGTTTCCATGGTGATTATTGAGGACAAGACCGGCCTGAAGAAGAATTCCCTCTTCGGTACGGAGGTTGTCCAGACCCAGGACAGCATTGAAAACTTCTGCGAGAAGATCCGCGCCGGCAAGAAAGCCCAGCGGACAAAGGAATTCATGATCTGTGCCCGGATTGAGAGCCTGATCCTGGAACAGGGCATGGAAGACGCCCTGACCCGGGCCTTTGCTTTCGCGGAGGCGGGCGCGGACGCCATCATGATCCACAGCCGGAAGAAGGATCCCTCTGAAATCCAGGAATTCATTGAAAAGTTCCGGGCCAAGGACAGCACGACGCCCATCGTGCTGGTTCCCACTTCCTTCAACTCCGTGACGGAGGAAGAATGGAAGGAAAGAGGCGCCAATATCGTTATTTACGCGAACCAGCTGATGCGGGCGGAGGTTCCCGCGATGCAGAAAGCTGCGGAGATCATCCTGAAAAACCACAGGGCGGAGGAATGCGATGCCATGCTGATGCCCTTCAAGGACATTATCCGGCTGATTCCCGAAGAATAA
- the asnS gene encoding asparagine--tRNA ligase codes for MTTITTRELKERLQELQGQEVTLLGWIRNHRKQKNMGFVDFFDGTCFKNPQVVYDNTLPDFEAVQALRVGSAVKVTGKVVPSYKDPETPEIQASAITLEGDCPEDYPLQPKRHTVEYLREIAYLRPRTRLFQAVFRVRSVASMAIHSYFQDRGYVYVHTPLITGNDAEGAGNTFTVTTLPKGSTADASEDFFGKPTSLAVTGQLEGETFAMAFSKIYTFGPTFRAENSNTKTHAAEFWMIEPEIAFCDLGQLMDLEEDFLKAIVKTVLEKCPDELKFLDQFTGGGLLDKLNALLTSTCARVTHEEAITILRKAMENGTEFKFEPKYGEDTAKEHEKYLTEEYFHSPVFVYDWPKDIKAFYMYQNDDQKTVAAVDLLVPGAGELMGGSQRETRYDLLTRRMDELGISKEEMYWYVNLRRYGGCTHSGFGMGFERLLIYLTGVDNIRDVIPYFRTPMNCDF; via the coding sequence ATGACTACCATCACCACCCGGGAGCTGAAGGAACGCCTTCAGGAGCTGCAGGGTCAGGAAGTGACCCTGCTGGGCTGGATCCGCAACCATCGCAAGCAGAAGAACATGGGCTTCGTGGACTTCTTTGACGGAACCTGCTTTAAGAATCCTCAGGTGGTGTACGATAATACCCTGCCGGACTTCGAAGCGGTGCAGGCCCTGCGGGTCGGCAGCGCTGTGAAGGTGACCGGCAAAGTCGTCCCCAGCTACAAGGATCCGGAAACCCCGGAAATCCAGGCCAGCGCCATCACGCTTGAGGGCGACTGCCCGGAGGACTATCCGCTGCAGCCCAAGCGCCACACCGTGGAATACCTGCGGGAGATTGCTTACCTGCGTCCGCGGACCCGCCTGTTCCAGGCCGTGTTCCGTGTGCGGAGCGTTGCCTCCATGGCCATCCACAGTTACTTCCAGGACAGAGGCTACGTTTACGTCCATACACCCCTGATCACCGGCAATGACGCCGAAGGCGCCGGCAACACCTTTACCGTGACCACCCTGCCCAAGGGTTCCACGGCGGACGCTTCCGAAGACTTCTTCGGTAAGCCCACCAGCCTGGCCGTTACCGGCCAGCTGGAAGGCGAGACCTTCGCCATGGCATTCTCCAAGATCTACACCTTCGGACCCACCTTCCGCGCCGAGAACAGCAACACCAAGACCCACGCCGCGGAATTCTGGATGATCGAGCCGGAAATCGCCTTCTGCGATCTCGGCCAGCTGATGGACCTGGAAGAAGACTTCCTGAAGGCCATCGTCAAGACCGTGCTGGAGAAGTGCCCGGACGAACTGAAATTCCTGGACCAGTTCACCGGCGGCGGACTGCTGGACAAGCTGAACGCCCTGCTGACCAGCACCTGCGCCCGGGTCACCCACGAGGAGGCCATCACCATCCTGCGCAAGGCCATGGAAAACGGCACCGAGTTCAAGTTCGAGCCGAAGTACGGCGAAGATACCGCCAAAGAACATGAGAAGTACCTGACCGAAGAGTATTTCCACAGCCCGGTCTTCGTCTATGACTGGCCGAAGGACATCAAAGCCTTCTATATGTACCAGAACGACGACCAGAAGACCGTCGCGGCCGTGGACCTGCTGGTCCCCGGCGCAGGCGAGCTCATGGGCGGCAGCCAGAGAGAAACCCGGTACGACCTGCTGACCAGGCGCATGGATGAGCTGGGCATCAGCAAGGAAGAGATGTACTGGTACGTCAACCTGCGCCGGTACGGCGGCTGCACCCACTCCGGTTTCGGCATGGGCTTCGAGCGCCTGCTGATCTACCTCACCGGCGTGGATAACATCCGCGACGTGATCCCCTACTTCCGGACGCCCATGAACTGCGATTTCTAA
- the rny gene encoding ribonuclease Y: MSPVIAAVIAVVVGVICGLLGYTYRKNFTEKKIERTEDYAKRLYDDAVRKAEDYKKEKVLEAKEEILKAKAENDRERAENEREIRERRNEIQKNERRLIQREETLDKKASNLETREETLNNKLADLTKKETELEELKAKQLTELERIAGLDREAAKQLVIDRVQKEAFHDAAAQVREIETQAKEEGEKKARNIIAMAIQKCAADHVAETTVSVINLPNDDMKGRIIGREGRNIRALETATGVDLIIDDTPEAVIVSAFDPVRREVARIAVEKLIMDGRIHPARIEEMVEKARKEVDNQIREAGENAVFETNQHGIHHELVKLLGRLRYRTSYGQNVLKHSIEVSHLAGLMAAELGADVQLAKRAGLLHDIGKAVDHESEGTHVTLGAELARKYHENADVVHCIMAHHNDVEPQTVEAVLVQAADAISAARPGARRESLENYIKRLEKLEEIANSFSGVDKCYAIQSGREVRIMVKPEDVNDDGIKVLAKEIAKRIEEQMEYPGQIRVNVIRETRSTEFAK, encoded by the coding sequence ATGAGTCCTGTAATTGCCGCGGTCATAGCCGTGGTTGTGGGCGTGATCTGCGGTCTGCTGGGATATACCTACCGGAAGAACTTCACCGAAAAGAAAATCGAACGGACGGAAGACTACGCGAAGCGTCTGTATGATGACGCCGTCCGCAAGGCAGAAGACTACAAGAAGGAAAAAGTGCTGGAAGCCAAGGAAGAAATCCTGAAGGCAAAGGCAGAAAACGACCGGGAACGTGCGGAAAATGAACGGGAAATCCGGGAACGCCGCAACGAAATCCAGAAGAATGAACGCCGCCTGATCCAGCGTGAGGAAACCCTGGACAAGAAGGCCAGCAACCTGGAAACCCGTGAAGAAACCCTGAACAACAAACTGGCTGACCTGACGAAGAAAGAGACCGAACTGGAAGAGCTGAAAGCCAAGCAGCTGACCGAGCTGGAGCGCATTGCCGGCTTGGACCGTGAAGCGGCCAAGCAGCTGGTGATCGACCGGGTCCAGAAGGAAGCCTTCCATGATGCCGCCGCCCAGGTGCGTGAAATTGAAACCCAGGCGAAGGAAGAGGGCGAAAAGAAAGCCCGCAACATTATCGCCATGGCTATCCAGAAGTGTGCCGCCGACCACGTGGCTGAAACCACAGTCAGCGTCATCAACCTGCCCAATGATGATATGAAGGGCCGGATCATCGGCCGTGAAGGCCGCAACATCCGCGCGCTGGAAACCGCGACGGGTGTGGATCTGATCATTGACGATACCCCCGAAGCCGTGATTGTTTCCGCTTTCGATCCGGTACGCCGGGAAGTGGCCCGCATCGCGGTGGAAAAACTGATCATGGACGGCCGGATTCATCCGGCGCGTATCGAGGAAATGGTCGAGAAAGCCCGGAAGGAAGTGGACAACCAGATCCGGGAAGCCGGCGAGAACGCCGTGTTCGAGACCAACCAGCATGGTATCCATCACGAACTGGTCAAGCTGCTGGGCCGTCTGCGGTACCGCACCAGCTATGGCCAGAACGTCCTGAAGCACTCCATCGAGGTCAGCCATCTGGCCGGCCTGATGGCCGCCGAGCTCGGCGCGGACGTCCAGCTTGCCAAGCGTGCAGGCCTGCTGCATGACATCGGTAAGGCTGTCGACCACGAGAGCGAAGGCACCCACGTGACCCTGGGCGCTGAACTCGCCCGGAAGTATCACGAAAACGCGGACGTGGTGCACTGCATCATGGCCCACCACAACGACGTGGAACCCCAGACCGTGGAAGCCGTGCTGGTACAGGCTGCGGACGCGATTTCCGCCGCCCGTCCCGGTGCCCGCCGCGAGAGCCTGGAGAACTATATCAAGCGTCTGGAGAAGCTGGAGGAAATCGCCAACAGCTTCAGCGGTGTGGATAAGTGCTACGCCATCCAGAGCGGCCGTGAAGTCCGTATCATGGTGAAGCCGGAAGATGTGAATGACGACGGCATCAAGGTGCTGGCCAAGGAAATCGCCAAGCGCATTGAAGAGCAGATGGAATATCCGGGTCAGATCCGGGTCAACGTCATCCGCGAAACCAGAAGCACAGAGTTCGCGAAGTAA
- a CDS encoding glycosyltransferase → MSMIDRIREYQQSHGTTYTLKRLGQKAAQQLLGTYDRRWLRERASEEELKAQRENQPAAGLISVVIPVYNTDPKMLGDLLDSLESQSYLNFEAVLYDGASTRAETAAVLKTRGEKEPRFRIVHGEENRGISGNTNEALKLARGEYIVLCDHDDLLAPDALWRTAECIVEKHPDMIYSDEDRITQNGKRHMDPHYKPDYCPDNLVSDNYICHMTVIRKAVLEDIGGLRSGFDGSQDHDLFLRVAEKTDKIEHLPYVLYSWREVFSSASHRNLQICLENGCRAAVEHEAALGRKVDAVPVNKEIRLWYQIPEDVSVEAIVHGDSEEECQECLGELQFRTDWPKLTGSIIVAGETERIALINEAARTSTADYLLILDAGVTEMNRYFIREMLMYAQREDVAGVTGVLTDRKKHITHGGFALGMEHTVQCVNEDLFVTAGGWHDMMNKVHNISAVSLCCLMVKRENWLDLDEGYRGGLAAADLGLRQKQGGKWFVFTPHAQAVKEPCSLLLSGEERDPEDIARYEERWGKDVYDPCYSQRFGKKKANYLF, encoded by the coding sequence ATGAGCATGATTGACAGGATCCGGGAATATCAGCAGAGCCACGGGACCACATATACCCTGAAACGGCTGGGCCAGAAAGCGGCCCAGCAGCTGCTGGGAACCTATGACCGGCGGTGGCTGCGGGAACGGGCTTCAGAGGAGGAACTGAAGGCGCAGCGGGAGAACCAGCCCGCGGCCGGACTTATCAGCGTGGTGATCCCGGTTTATAACACGGATCCGAAAATGCTGGGCGACCTGCTGGACAGCCTGGAAAGCCAGAGCTACCTGAACTTTGAAGCTGTGCTGTATGACGGAGCGAGCACCCGGGCGGAAACCGCCGCGGTACTGAAGACAAGGGGTGAAAAGGAACCCCGTTTCCGGATTGTCCACGGAGAAGAGAACCGGGGCATCAGCGGCAACACCAATGAGGCACTGAAACTGGCCCGGGGAGAATATATTGTCCTGTGCGACCATGACGATCTGCTGGCGCCGGACGCCCTGTGGCGGACGGCGGAATGCATTGTGGAAAAGCATCCGGATATGATCTATTCCGATGAGGACCGGATTACGCAGAACGGCAAACGGCACATGGATCCGCACTATAAGCCGGATTACTGCCCGGACAACCTGGTGAGCGACAATTATATCTGCCATATGACCGTGATCCGCAAAGCGGTGCTGGAGGATATCGGAGGCCTGCGGAGCGGTTTTGACGGCAGCCAGGATCATGACCTGTTCCTGCGGGTGGCGGAAAAAACAGATAAGATTGAGCACCTTCCCTATGTTCTGTACAGCTGGCGGGAGGTTTTCAGCAGCGCGAGCCACCGGAACCTGCAAATCTGCCTGGAAAACGGATGCCGTGCGGCTGTGGAGCATGAGGCGGCCCTCGGCCGGAAGGTGGACGCCGTCCCGGTAAACAAGGAAATCCGCCTGTGGTATCAGATTCCGGAAGATGTTTCCGTGGAAGCAATCGTGCACGGGGACAGCGAGGAAGAATGCCAGGAATGCCTCGGGGAGCTTCAGTTCCGGACCGACTGGCCGAAGCTGACCGGCAGCATCATTGTCGCGGGAGAAACGGAGCGGATTGCACTCATCAATGAGGCTGCGCGAACCAGTACTGCCGATTACCTGCTGATCCTGGACGCGGGCGTCACAGAAATGAACCGGTATTTTATCCGGGAAATGTTGATGTATGCCCAGCGGGAGGACGTGGCCGGCGTGACAGGCGTGCTGACGGACCGGAAAAAGCATATTACCCACGGCGGCTTCGCCCTGGGCATGGAGCATACGGTCCAGTGCGTCAACGAAGACCTGTTTGTGACAGCCGGCGGCTGGCACGACATGATGAACAAGGTGCACAACATCAGCGCGGTGAGTCTCTGCTGCCTGATGGTGAAGCGGGAGAACTGGCTGGACCTGGATGAAGGATACCGGGGCGGCCTGGCCGCGGCGGATCTGGGCTTGCGGCAGAAACAGGGCGGAAAATGGTTTGTCTTTACGCCCCACGCGCAGGCGGTGAAGGAACCCTGCTCCCTCCTTTTGTCCGGTGAGGAAAGGGATCCGGAAGACATTGCCCGGTATGAGGAGCGCTGGGGAAAAGACGTGTATGATCCCTGCTACAGCCAGCGGTTCGGAAAGAAAAAAGCGAACTACCTATTTTAA
- a CDS encoding helix-turn-helix transcriptional regulator, whose translation MRSYLLKEIPDHLAALAVEGYHKPGSLTQASGAWIHSAGSFVLEKGTWPLNAHDQWVWLAVEKGNIVLFWDNHELALSAGSTCFLPGGDKRCEITTEEDTRCLWIALEGPLSPMVVRKMGALLHMPLRQGALPSQIYLAEQIVQVIVRHSGTADATYQLQHLLYGMIASHWGQPVAMDAMLSHEIAKVVDMLRANQYKDNFSLADMAAISRMPMETFRKRFVAEVGMPPLSYVLHCKMERAKELLRDQNCSVRQAGVEVGMQDPYHFSKQFKHIVGISPSAFMKQASVPSATIRGVTPKVKKK comes from the coding sequence ATGCGTTCCTATTTACTGAAGGAGATCCCGGATCACCTTGCCGCCCTTGCGGTGGAAGGCTATCACAAGCCCGGAAGCCTGACCCAGGCCAGCGGTGCGTGGATCCACTCTGCCGGATCTTTCGTACTGGAAAAGGGGACCTGGCCGCTCAATGCCCATGACCAGTGGGTCTGGCTGGCAGTTGAAAAAGGAAATATCGTCCTCTTCTGGGATAACCATGAGCTGGCTCTGTCCGCCGGTTCCACCTGTTTCCTGCCCGGCGGCGACAAGCGCTGTGAAATCACCACGGAGGAAGATACCCGCTGCCTGTGGATTGCACTGGAGGGGCCGCTGAGTCCCATGGTCGTCCGCAAGATGGGAGCTCTGCTCCACATGCCGCTTCGTCAGGGTGCCCTGCCCAGCCAGATTTACCTGGCGGAGCAGATCGTACAGGTGATTGTCCGCCACAGCGGTACAGCCGATGCGACCTACCAGCTGCAGCACCTGCTCTACGGCATGATCGCGTCCCACTGGGGACAGCCCGTGGCCATGGACGCCATGCTCTCACACGAAATCGCCAAGGTGGTGGACATGCTCCGCGCCAACCAGTACAAGGATAACTTCTCCCTGGCTGATATGGCTGCCATCTCCCGTATGCCTATGGAGACCTTCCGCAAACGCTTCGTGGCAGAAGTCGGTATGCCTCCGCTCAGCTATGTGCTCCACTGCAAGATGGAGCGCGCCAAGGAACTCCTGCGGGACCAGAACTGCTCCGTCCGCCAGGCCGGTGTGGAAGTCGGCATGCAGGATCCTTACCACTTTTCCAAGCAGTTCAAGCACATTGTGGGCATCAGCCCCAGCGCTTTCATGAAGCAGGCCTCTGTGCCCAGCGCCACCATCCGCGGCGTCACCCCGAAGGTCAAAAAGAAGTAA
- a CDS encoding acyltransferase, with protein MSERRQRIPELDGLRVLMIFIVSWYHIWQQSWLSPAIGSWSLDYLVRSGYIWVDGTVLLSSFLLFLPYAKAMREKGPAPDTRDFYYRRARRILPGYYFIILAVLFGIAIPWKLYTTPQFMVKDVATHLTFTFTFFWDTYIATPLGAASWTLAIETQAYLLFPLIARGVMKKPVATLCILCAVCFGFRAWCLWALVDYSMVVNQLINFLDVYVIGILAAMAYVRLEAKRTLPAVAAKPDESVTEEAKQPVAAAGKTPIAWQIPATLIFAAAFFGLLQMLRFQARSGNTPTIQMNQMIYRPVYAILFTLLILSAPFALFPLRKLLGNRVTWFLGGISMNYYLIHQTVIVHLKRLRFPPSVSDTPNMAAEQPWQNQYTLVSFLLSLLLAILVTYAIEKPAGRLLDALRAKRKARVEQGSVG; from the coding sequence ATGAGTGAAAGAAGACAGCGGATTCCTGAACTGGACGGACTGCGGGTGCTGATGATTTTCATTGTCAGCTGGTACCACATCTGGCAGCAGAGTTGGCTTTCCCCGGCCATCGGCTCCTGGAGCCTGGATTACCTGGTGCGTTCCGGTTATATCTGGGTGGACGGCACAGTCCTGCTCAGTTCTTTCCTGCTGTTTCTGCCCTACGCGAAGGCAATGCGCGAAAAGGGCCCCGCTCCGGATACCCGGGACTTTTATTACCGCCGGGCAAGACGGATCCTGCCGGGATATTATTTCATCATTCTCGCGGTGCTGTTCGGCATCGCGATTCCCTGGAAGCTGTATACCACTCCCCAGTTTATGGTGAAGGACGTGGCGACCCACCTGACGTTCACGTTCACCTTCTTCTGGGACACCTACATTGCGACGCCCCTCGGCGCGGCCAGCTGGACGCTGGCCATTGAAACGCAGGCTTACCTCCTGTTCCCGCTGATTGCCCGCGGGGTGATGAAAAAACCGGTGGCAACCCTTTGTATCCTGTGCGCGGTATGCTTCGGTTTCCGGGCCTGGTGCCTGTGGGCGCTGGTGGATTACAGCATGGTGGTCAACCAGCTGATCAATTTCCTGGACGTGTACGTGATCGGGATCCTGGCAGCCATGGCGTATGTGCGGCTGGAGGCGAAACGGACTTTGCCGGCTGTGGCAGCGAAACCAGATGAATCCGTGACGGAAGAGGCCAAACAGCCGGTGGCTGCAGCCGGAAAAACGCCGATTGCCTGGCAGATTCCGGCGACCCTCATTTTTGCCGCGGCATTTTTCGGCCTGCTGCAGATGCTGCGTTTCCAGGCCCGTTCCGGAAATACTCCGACGATTCAGATGAATCAGATGATCTACCGGCCGGTCTATGCGATCCTCTTTACCTTACTGATCCTTTCCGCCCCGTTCGCCCTCTTCCCCCTGCGGAAGCTCCTGGGCAACCGGGTGACCTGGTTCCTGGGCGGGATCAGCATGAACTATTACCTGATCCACCAGACCGTGATTGTCCACCTGAAACGGCTTCGCTTCCCGCCCTCGGTCAGCGATACGCCGAACATGGCCGCGGAACAGCCCTGGCAGAACCAGTATACGCTGGTCTCCTTCCTGCTTTCGCTGCTGCTGGCGATCCTGGTCACCTATGCCATAGAAAAACCCGCAGGGCGTTTACTGGACGCACTGCGGGCTAAACGAAAGGCACGGGTTGAACAGGGAAGTGTGGGATAA